Proteins encoded by one window of Manihot esculenta cultivar AM560-2 chromosome 10, M.esculenta_v8, whole genome shotgun sequence:
- the LOC110624971 gene encoding PRA1 family protein A3-like has translation MRPPHMPVIRGRPSSKKSVYICGQPRGVFVFLFSAASFILWFTSGTLLFVLWAFGIGLLVTVLHASVRTPNLKARLNTFREEFRAVWRNYSEL, from the exons ATGAGGCCTCCTCACAT GCCTGTCATTCGTGGCCGTCCTTCATCCAAAAAATCAGTATACATCTGTGGCCAACCTCGTGGGGTGTTTGTcttcttattctcagctg CCAGTTTTATTCTGTGGTTCACTTCTGGCACTCTGCTGTTTGTTTTATGGGCATTTGGCATTGGCCTCCTTG TTACAGTTCTTCATGCAAGTGTCAGGACACCTAATCTGAAGGCACGCCTCAACACATTCCGGGAAGAATTTCGTGCTGTGTGGCGCAATTATAGTGAGCTGTGA
- the LOC110625319 gene encoding receptor-like protein Cf-9 homolog → MASLVWLASFLLLFHSHFQASVSFSLNSNSSAMLCQRDQSLALLQLKETFSISRYYPKPYLKTKYWKEGTDCCWWDGITCDMETGNVIGLHLSNSFLYGPIYSNNPLFSLSHLRKLDLSFNDFNHSRIVPQFGQFSKLTHLNLSYSRFVGQIPSEITYLSGLLSLDLSSNDGLISETTIFTKLVQNLTQLRELDLSDVNMSVVAPSSLMNLSSSLTSLKLYSCEMQGKIPDISRLSKLVSLGLSWNYLTIEPMVFDKLDRNLTKIRDLAFGDVNMSMVEPSSLINISSYLSSLELRYCELKGKFPDNIIQRSNLQLLDLLGNEDLNGSLPRHNWNNSLRSLSLSLTQITIYLDHDFISNLKSLETLKLSSCNFRVSNLKLLGKLTRLIRLDISSNNFSFQIPSSLESLMRLSYLDLSYNNLSGQIPSSLGSLKRLSWLDLSNNNFSGEIPSSFKNLKQLQILQLQNNLLNATIPPSVFTLPQLQSLILNNNQLTGHLGPFQDNSLSYIDLSNNKLYGFIPSSIFKLADLTVLILSSNKLVGEVSSAVCNLNSLQILDLSNNSLNGFIPQCLGNFSNDLSVLHLGMNNFQGTIPETFSARGSLRYLNFNGNQLQRRIPLSISNCRNLEILDLGNNNIDDSFPHFLETLPELQILILKSNKLHGFVKGSSTNYSFSKLRMFDLSDNMLSGPLPSGYFNNFKAMMNFDVKMEYMRAPNYSYDYSVSLTFKGVEIELVRIQTLLTTIDLSGNKFTGEIPQSIGKLKALKLLNFSHNQLTGNIQPSLRELSNLESLDLSSNFLVGRIPMQLTGLTFLQVFRVSDNRLEGPIPEGKQFNTFDKSSYEGNLGLCGFPLEKCNNGERQKPEISKEDDSNSKFGFGWQPVVTGYGCGGIFGIAMGYSLFKTRKPIWFVRIVEGQRRPNPKRFKN, encoded by the coding sequence ATGGCTAGTCTAGTATGGCTTGCTAGCTTTCTCCTTTTGTTTCACTCTCATTTTCAAGCTTCAGTTTCCTTTTCTTTGAATTCCAACTCTTCAGCAATGTTGTGCCAACGAGACCAGAGTCTTGCCTTGCTCCAATTGAAGGAAACCTTTTCCATCTCTCGTTATTATCCCAAGCCTTATCTCAAGACAAAGTATTGGAAAGAGGGCACTGATTGCTGTTGGTGGGATGGGATTACATGTGATATGGAAACGGGTAATGTAATTGGCCTTCACCTTTCTAATAGCTTCTTGTATGGTCCTATCTATTCTAACAATCCTCTTTTCTCTCTTAGCCATCTCCGAAAACTCGACTTGTCTTTTAATGATTTCAACCACTCTCGAATTGTTCCTCAGTTTGGCCAGTTTTCCAAGTTAACACATCTTAATCTAAGCTATTCTCGTTTTGTGGGTCAAATTCCTTCAGAAATTACTTACCTGTCAGgtttgctatctcttgatcTTTCTTCGAATGATGGTTTGATATCAGAAACCACTATTTTTACCAAGCTTGTTCAAAACCTAACCCAATTACGGGAATTGGACTTGAGTGATGTAAACATGTCTGTGGTTGCTCCTAGTTCCTTGATGAATTTGTCTTCTTCTTTGACATCTCTCAAACTTTACTCGTGTGAAATGCAAGGAAAAATCCCCGATATCAGTCGTCTATCTAAATTGGTTTCACTTGGTCTTTCTTGGAATTATTTGACAATAGAACCAATGGTTTTTGACAAGCTTGATAGAAATCTAACCAAGATAAGAGACTTAGCCTTCGGAGATGTAAACATGTCCATGGTTGAACCTAGTTCTTTGATCAATATCTCTTCTTATTTATCATCGCTTGAACTTCGATATTGTGAATTGAAAGGGAAATTTCCAGACAACATAATTCAACGATCAAACCTCCAACTGCTTGATTTATTGGGTAATGAAGATCTCAACGGTTCCTTACCTCGGCATAACTGGAATAATTCTCTCAGGTCTTTGTCTCTTTCTTTGACACAAATTACAATATATTTGGACCATGATTTTATCAGTAATTTGAAGTCTTTAGAAACTTTGAAGCTCAgcagctgcaattttagagtttcaaatttgaaattattgGGTAAGTTGACTCGACTTATTAGGTTGGATATTTCTTCCAATAATTTCAGTTTTCAAATTCCATCTTCACTTGAAAGTCTTATGCGACTCTCTTATTTAGACCTTTCCTATAACAATTTAAGTGGTCAAATTCCATCTTCACTTGGAAGTCTTAAGCGGCTCTCTTGGTTAGACCTTTCCAATAACAATTTCAGTGGTGAGATTCCCTCCTCTTTTAAAAACCTTAAACAACTTCAGATTTTGCAGCTCCAAAACAACTTATTAAATGCAACAATACCACCCTCTGTGTTTACCCTGCCTCAATTGCAGTCTTTAATCCTCAACAATAACCAACTTACCGGTCATTTAGGTCCATTCCAAGACAATTCACTGAGCTATATTGATTTGAGCAATAACAAGTTGTACGGCTTCATTCCAAGCTCAATTTTCAAACTTGCGGACTTAACTGTTCTCATTCTTTCATCTAATAAATTGGTAGGAGAAGTTTCTTCAGCAGTTTGCAACCTAAACTCTCTCCAAATTCTTGACTTGTCAAACAACAGTTTGAACGGCTTCATCCCACAATGTTTGGGAAATTTCAGCAATGATCTCTCGGTGCTGCATTTGGGCATGAACAATTTCCAAGGAACCATCCCTGAGACGTTTTCAGCAAGAGGCAGCTTGAGATATTTGAACTTCAATGGCAATCAATTGCAAAGGAGAATCCCTCTGTCCATTTCCAATTGTAGAAATTTGGAGATTTTAGATCTTGGAAACAATAATATAGATGACTCATTCCCCCATTTCTTGGAAACTCTTCCGGAGCTGCAAATTCTAATTCTGAAATCCAATAAACTCCATGGATTTGTGAAAGGGTCCTCTACCAATTATTCCTTCTCAAAGCTGCGAATGTTTGACCTCTCCGATAACATGTTGAGCGGGCCATTACCTTCTGGGTATTTCAATAATTTCAAAGCAATGATGAACTTTGATGTGAAGATGGAGTACATGAGGGCACCAAATTATTCTTACGATTATTCTGTGAGTCTGACATTCAAAGGAGTTGAGATTGAGTTGGTGAGAATCCAAACACTTCTTACAACCATTGATTTGTCAGGCAACAAATTCACAGGGGAGATCCCACAGTCTATTGGAAAGCTTAAAGCACTTAAGTTGCTCAACTTTTCTCACAATCAACTCACGGGCAATATTCAACCATCATTGAGGGAATTGTCCAATTTGGAATCACTAGACCTCTCTTCAAATTTTCTTGTTGGAAGGATTCCTATGCAGTTGACAGGTTTAACATTTCTGCAAGTATTTCGGGTTTCAGATAATCGACTTGAAGGACCCATACCTGAAGGAAAGCAGTTCAACACATTTGATAAAAGTTCATATGAAGGAAATTTGGGATTGTGTGGATTTCCACTAGAAAAATGCAATAATGGGGAGAGGCAAAAACCAGAAATATCCAAGGAAGATGATTCCAATTCTAAATTTGGATTTGGGTGGCAACCTGTAGTTACAGGGTATGGATGTGGAGGAATATTTGGTATTGCAATGGGATATAGTTTGTTTAAAACAAGAAAACCAATATGGTTTGTGAGGATAGTTGAAGGACAAAGACGTCCAAACCCAAAAAGATTCAAAAACTAG